In Priestia megaterium NBRC 15308 = ATCC 14581, the following proteins share a genomic window:
- the ypeB gene encoding germination protein YpeB — protein sequence MIRTILIVLLAIGVVGVGYWGYSEHQEKDAVLLQAENTYQRAFHDLSYQLDLLNDKIGGTLAMSSRDQLSPALAEVWRLTSEAHNNVGQLPLSLLPFNKTEEFLSDVGDFTYKVAVRDLSKSPLTDKEYKTLNSLYDQSGEIQNEMRQVQHLVIDNNLRWMDVELALATKEKQGDNTIIDGLKTVEKSMDSFAETDLGVMNATNEQEKNAFHQLKGREVSEDVAKQVARSFLDLKGNEQIHIVKSGKDADYEVYSLTITDPKTKQETYMDITQKGGYPLWVLEDRDIKKQNISLNDAMNKATKFLKDHRFESLVMAESAQYDNMGVFTFVEQTESGVRIYPDSVKMKMSLEDGSVIGFSAKDFLLKHRTRDIPKPKISKEQAKTKLNSNVKVMEDRLAIITNDLNEEVLCYEFLGTIKNDTYRIFINADTGFEEKVEKLQNSEPLYNEV from the coding sequence ATGATTCGAACAATTTTAATTGTATTGTTAGCTATTGGTGTTGTAGGTGTAGGGTATTGGGGGTACAGCGAACATCAAGAAAAAGATGCTGTGCTGCTTCAAGCGGAGAATACGTATCAACGAGCATTTCATGATTTGTCATATCAGCTAGATTTATTAAATGATAAAATCGGTGGCACGCTCGCCATGAGTTCGAGAGATCAGCTTTCGCCCGCGCTTGCAGAAGTATGGCGTTTAACTTCTGAAGCTCATAACAATGTAGGGCAGCTGCCTTTATCGCTTTTGCCGTTCAATAAAACAGAAGAGTTTCTTTCAGATGTTGGGGATTTTACGTACAAAGTGGCGGTAAGGGATCTAAGCAAATCACCCTTAACAGATAAAGAGTATAAAACGTTAAATTCGCTTTATGATCAGTCAGGAGAAATTCAAAATGAAATGCGCCAAGTACAGCATCTAGTCATTGATAATAACTTGCGCTGGATGGATGTTGAGCTAGCCCTAGCTACAAAAGAAAAGCAAGGGGACAATACGATTATTGACGGATTAAAAACCGTTGAAAAAAGTATGGATTCTTTTGCCGAAACAGATTTGGGCGTTATGAATGCAACGAATGAGCAGGAAAAAAATGCTTTTCATCAATTAAAAGGCAGAGAAGTTAGTGAAGATGTTGCAAAACAAGTGGCGCGTTCGTTTTTGGATTTAAAAGGAAATGAACAAATTCATATTGTAAAGAGCGGAAAAGATGCCGATTATGAGGTGTACAGCTTAACCATTACAGATCCAAAGACTAAACAAGAAACGTATATGGATATTACACAAAAAGGCGGATATCCGCTTTGGGTGCTCGAAGATCGAGATATTAAAAAACAAAATATTAGTTTAAACGATGCTATGAACAAAGCGACTAAGTTTTTAAAAGATCATCGTTTTGAAAGCCTAGTAATGGCTGAAAGCGCTCAATATGATAACATGGGAGTCTTTACATTCGTAGAGCAAACGGAAAGTGGAGTTCGGATTTATCCGGATTCAGTTAAAATGAAAATGTCTTTAGAAGATGGATCTGTGATTGGTTTCTCAGCTAAAGACTTCTTATTAAAACATCGTACAAGAGATATTCCAAAACCTAAAATTTCGAAAGAACAGGCAAAAACCAAGCTGAATTCGAATGTAAAAGTGATGGAAGACCGCTTGGCAATTATTACGAATGATTTAAACGAAGAAGTGCTATGCTATGAGTTTTTAGGGACAATAAAAAATGATACGTATCGTATTTTCATCAATGCCGATACGGGTTTTGAAGAAAAAGTCGAAAAACTGCAAAACTCAGAACCTTTATATAATGAAGTGTAA
- a CDS encoding MFS transporter, which translates to MKKGHPIFTIFLFFLGWVFMYADRNILSPVMGDIGAQWDLNKSELGLMSTVFFAAYAAMQIPTGFLADQFGRVKILVAGYILFGVATFVTGLTTTFGMFLLMRALTGLGEGTYYGSQYGISSSITSERYRGLVSALINSGMAFGISLGFIGSTYITYTLEKDWQFTFYLFAIPTIVIAILIAFFVKDKQRDQEKNSLNKETKQSLKVLFTKNHIFVYILIFCSLYGFFGMLTWLPYYLQHSRGLEGSQTGIIASLVPWASIPGAIFFGYISDRIANKKALIVSLSVAGALCQFFIPYTESYSWLLIGLIVYGLIGKLALDPILISYMADITPSSMYSKVYGFFNFSGMLSSIFAPYITGYFADKLGSMEFGFYLSGALLLVGGVLFLFTGKKERSYPVSHPVLK; encoded by the coding sequence ATGAAAAAGGGACATCCTATATTTACAATTTTTCTTTTCTTTTTAGGTTGGGTTTTCATGTATGCAGATCGTAATATTTTATCTCCGGTTATGGGAGATATCGGTGCGCAGTGGGATCTTAATAAATCTGAACTTGGGCTAATGTCTACCGTATTTTTTGCAGCATATGCAGCTATGCAAATTCCAACGGGTTTTTTGGCAGATCAATTTGGTCGCGTTAAGATCTTAGTAGCTGGATACATCTTGTTTGGAGTTGCCACATTTGTTACAGGACTTACAACTACTTTCGGTATGTTCTTACTTATGCGGGCGCTGACAGGACTTGGAGAAGGAACGTATTATGGTTCACAATACGGAATTTCTTCGAGCATCACATCTGAACGATACCGAGGTTTAGTGTCGGCGCTCATTAATAGTGGAATGGCTTTTGGTATATCACTTGGTTTTATCGGTTCTACATACATTACATATACGTTAGAAAAAGACTGGCAGTTTACTTTTTACTTATTTGCTATTCCAACTATAGTAATAGCTATTTTAATAGCTTTCTTTGTAAAAGATAAGCAAAGGGATCAAGAAAAAAATTCGCTAAATAAAGAAACAAAGCAGTCGCTAAAAGTATTATTTACAAAAAATCATATTTTCGTATACATTTTAATCTTCTGCTCTCTTTACGGATTTTTTGGGATGCTGACTTGGCTTCCTTATTATTTGCAGCACTCGCGAGGCTTAGAAGGGTCTCAAACAGGCATCATAGCATCTTTAGTACCTTGGGCGTCCATTCCAGGAGCAATCTTCTTTGGGTATATATCTGATCGAATTGCAAATAAAAAAGCATTAATTGTGAGTTTGTCAGTAGCGGGCGCTTTGTGTCAATTTTTTATTCCCTATACAGAGAGTTATTCTTGGCTATTAATCGGCTTAATTGTGTACGGTTTGATAGGTAAATTAGCATTAGATCCGATTTTGATTTCGTATATGGCGGATATTACTCCATCGTCCATGTACTCTAAAGTGTACGGTTTTTTCAACTTCAGCGGCATGCTGTCATCGATCTTTGCACCTTACATTACCGGATATTTTGCAGATAAACTTGGAAGTATGGAATTCGGGTTTTATTTGTCAGGAGCACTATTGTTAGTGGGAGGAGTTCTCTTTTTGTTTACAGGAAAGAAAGAACGTTCCTATCCTGTTTCACATCCAGTTTTAAAATAA
- a CDS encoding lysophospholipid acyltransferase family protein: MILSFYMFARAIVKGILTPVYRYEVIGAENIPSEGGVLLCSNHIDNLDPPTVGVTCPRPISFMAKAELFKAPFLKTVLPKLETFPVKRGMADREALRQGLKILKEGKVLGLFPEGTRSKDGELGKGMAGVGFFALRSKAAVVPCAVIGPYKRFARLKVVYGPPIQMDELRERKASADEVTEVIMKSIGELIEKYQ, translated from the coding sequence ATGATTTTGAGCTTTTATATGTTTGCACGTGCCATTGTAAAAGGCATTTTAACACCAGTTTATCGTTATGAAGTAATCGGTGCAGAAAATATCCCTTCAGAAGGCGGAGTTTTACTTTGTTCAAATCATATTGACAACTTAGATCCGCCTACTGTAGGTGTGACATGTCCAAGACCTATTTCGTTTATGGCAAAAGCAGAGCTGTTTAAAGCACCTTTTCTGAAGACGGTTCTGCCAAAGTTAGAAACATTCCCTGTAAAGCGCGGGATGGCAGATCGTGAAGCTTTGCGCCAAGGGTTAAAGATTTTAAAAGAAGGAAAAGTGCTTGGATTATTTCCCGAAGGAACAAGAAGTAAAGATGGGGAATTAGGCAAAGGGATGGCTGGAGTAGGCTTTTTTGCTTTGCGTTCAAAAGCAGCTGTTGTGCCTTGCGCTGTTATTGGTCCATACAAGCGTTTTGCAAGGTTAAAAGTAGTGTACGGACCGCCAATTCAGATGGATGAGCTTCGCGAACGAAAAGCATCAGCCGACGAAGTGACCGAAGTTATTATGAAAAGCATTGGTGAATTAATTGAAAAATATCAATAG
- the der gene encoding ribosome biogenesis GTPase Der, whose product MPKPIIAIVGRPNVGKSTIFNRIVGERVSIVEDIPGVTRDRIYSSGEWLNVDFNIIDTGGIDIGDEPFLEQIKQQAEIAIDEADVIIFLVNGRDGITAADEEVAKILYKSKKPVVLAVNKVDNPEMRELIYDFYALGYGEPFPISGTHGLGLGDLLDEAAKHFPKEKDEDYGEEVIKFSLIGRPNVGKSSLVNALLGEDRVIVSDLAGTTRDAIDTKFTKEDQEYVVIDTAGMRKRGKVYESTEKYSVLRALKAIERSDVVLVVLNAEEGIIEQDKKIAGYAQEAGKAVVIVVNKWDTVEKDEKTMKKFEENIREHFQFLTYAPIVFLSAKTKKRTHTLLPMIDLASESHAVRVETSILNDVIMDAVAMNPTPTHNGNRLKIYYTTQVAIKPPTFVVFVNDPELMHFSYKRFLENKLREAFGFEGTPIKIIARPRK is encoded by the coding sequence ATGCCAAAACCAATTATTGCGATTGTTGGTCGTCCCAACGTAGGAAAATCAACAATTTTCAACCGAATTGTAGGAGAGCGAGTATCTATTGTAGAAGATATTCCGGGTGTAACTCGTGATCGTATCTATAGTTCAGGTGAGTGGCTGAATGTGGACTTTAACATTATTGATACCGGCGGTATTGATATTGGAGATGAGCCATTTTTAGAACAGATCAAACAGCAGGCAGAAATTGCAATTGATGAAGCGGACGTAATCATTTTTCTAGTAAATGGACGCGATGGAATTACTGCAGCTGATGAAGAAGTGGCGAAAATTTTATACAAATCCAAAAAGCCCGTTGTCCTAGCTGTTAATAAAGTAGATAATCCTGAAATGAGAGAATTAATCTATGATTTCTACGCACTAGGATATGGAGAACCGTTCCCAATCTCAGGAACGCATGGTTTAGGTTTAGGTGACCTGCTAGACGAGGCAGCTAAGCACTTTCCAAAAGAAAAAGACGAAGATTACGGAGAAGAAGTCATTAAATTTTCATTGATTGGTCGTCCTAACGTAGGGAAATCTTCATTAGTTAATGCTCTTCTAGGTGAAGACCGTGTTATTGTCAGTGATCTTGCCGGCACGACACGCGATGCCATTGATACAAAGTTTACAAAAGAAGATCAAGAATATGTTGTTATTGATACAGCTGGAATGAGAAAGCGTGGAAAAGTGTACGAGAGTACTGAAAAATACAGCGTACTGCGCGCATTAAAGGCAATTGAACGCTCAGATGTTGTCTTAGTTGTATTAAATGCTGAAGAGGGTATTATTGAACAAGATAAGAAGATTGCTGGCTATGCACAAGAAGCTGGAAAAGCTGTTGTCATCGTTGTAAACAAATGGGATACAGTAGAAAAAGATGAAAAAACAATGAAAAAATTTGAAGAGAATATACGTGAGCATTTTCAGTTCTTAACATATGCTCCAATTGTATTCCTTTCAGCTAAAACGAAAAAACGTACGCATACGCTATTGCCAATGATTGATCTTGCAAGCGAAAGCCATGCGGTACGTGTAGAAACAAGCATCTTAAATGATGTGATTATGGATGCAGTAGCAATGAACCCTACGCCTACTCACAACGGCAACCGCTTAAAAATCTATTACACAACTCAAGTAGCAATTAAGCCGCCAACTTTTGTTGTGTTTGTAAATGATCCTGAGCTAATGCATTTTTCATATAAACGTTTCTTAGAAAATAAGCTTCGTGAAGCTTTTGGATTTGAAGGAACTCCAATTAAAATTATTGCAAGACCAAGAAAATAA
- a CDS encoding YphA family membrane protein translates to MDGIFFYWLSWMGWIVTTFLMPKTLRRWKVAAIILISILLSGMNMHMAQFSCSYTALFLVGVACVYASGYSRFQQLYYVIVCGIIIIAYAGFCLLELYDPVWIFIDRKWILTGLILYICFMVIKDAEKRFAALILGVVGGDFLYAVVIRDIASYEVGSLRTLDVLATAVGAMFIWEMLVYFSAYLDLYVLKSHRQKQSTYK, encoded by the coding sequence GTGGACGGAATTTTCTTTTATTGGCTTTCGTGGATGGGATGGATTGTTACGACTTTTCTTATGCCCAAAACACTTAGGCGTTGGAAGGTAGCAGCCATTATATTAATCAGTATACTCCTAAGCGGAATGAACATGCATATGGCTCAGTTTTCATGTAGCTATACCGCTTTGTTTTTAGTGGGGGTAGCGTGTGTTTATGCTTCAGGCTACAGCAGGTTTCAGCAGTTATATTATGTTATTGTATGCGGCATAATAATAATTGCCTATGCTGGTTTTTGTTTACTTGAGCTCTATGATCCTGTATGGATTTTTATTGACCGTAAGTGGATTTTGACTGGACTTATCTTATATATTTGCTTTATGGTGATTAAAGATGCTGAAAAAAGATTCGCAGCGCTCATTTTAGGTGTAGTTGGAGGAGATTTTTTATACGCAGTTGTCATTCGAGATATTGCATCTTATGAAGTAGGGTCTCTTCGGACACTCGACGTTTTAGCAACAGCAGTAGGAGCTATGTTTATTTGGGAGATGCTGGTTTATTTCTCTGCTTATTTAGATTTGTACGTGCTGAAGTCTCACAGGCAAAAGCAAAGTACTTACAAATAG
- a CDS encoding YpzI family protein translates to MGKDRQEKKLKESKRVESDRDQGLHYPGATSLQSPEEARELNEHK, encoded by the coding sequence ATGGGAAAAGATCGTCAAGAGAAAAAATTAAAAGAATCAAAACGAGTTGAATCTGACCGTGATCAAGGACTTCACTATCCGGGAGCAACTAGCTTGCAAAGTCCTGAAGAAGCGCGCGAGTTAAATGAGCATAAATAA
- the rpsA gene encoding 30S ribosomal protein S1 produces the protein MTEDMNQVEVTSLEVGETVKGTITKVEEKQVYVDVPNSKLDGIIPISELASLHIEKAGDVIQEGAEVEAKVIKVEDDLLVLSKRAVDAEKAWDGLEAKLSSGEVFEAVVKEIVKGGLVVDIGVRGFIPASLVETHFVDDFAEYQDQTLTVKVVELDKEKNRVILSHRAVVEEELVQQKENVLESLKEGQVLEGTVQRLTDFGAFVDVGGVDGLVHISQLSHTRVEKPSDVVAEGDAVKVKVLSVDKSTGRVSLSIKDTLEGPWSNISTKLRQGDVVDGTVKRLVSFGAFVEVLPGVEGLVHISQISHKHIGTPHEVLSEGEKVTVKVLDVNEQERRVSLSIRDLEEEEQEDYGDYELQEESKGFQLGDMIGDQLKKLR, from the coding sequence ATGACAGAAGATATGAATCAAGTAGAGGTAACGTCATTAGAAGTAGGAGAAACAGTAAAAGGTACTATTACAAAAGTAGAAGAAAAGCAAGTGTATGTAGATGTACCTAACAGCAAACTAGACGGTATTATTCCAATTAGTGAATTAGCGAGCTTACATATTGAAAAAGCAGGCGATGTAATCCAAGAAGGTGCCGAAGTCGAAGCGAAAGTAATTAAAGTGGAAGACGATTTGCTTGTGCTATCTAAACGAGCTGTAGATGCTGAAAAAGCATGGGATGGTTTAGAAGCAAAACTTTCTTCAGGTGAAGTGTTTGAAGCGGTAGTCAAAGAAATTGTCAAAGGCGGATTAGTAGTAGATATTGGTGTAAGAGGGTTCATTCCAGCTTCTCTTGTTGAAACTCATTTCGTTGATGATTTTGCAGAGTATCAAGATCAAACTCTTACGGTCAAAGTAGTGGAATTAGATAAAGAAAAAAATCGCGTGATCCTTTCGCATCGTGCAGTTGTAGAAGAAGAGCTTGTACAACAAAAAGAAAATGTTCTTGAGTCATTAAAAGAAGGTCAGGTTTTAGAAGGAACCGTTCAGCGCTTAACAGACTTTGGAGCGTTTGTAGATGTAGGCGGAGTAGATGGGTTAGTGCACATTTCTCAGCTTTCACATACGCGTGTAGAAAAACCTTCAGATGTAGTAGCTGAGGGAGATGCTGTGAAAGTCAAAGTATTGTCTGTTGACAAATCAACGGGGCGTGTTTCATTATCTATTAAAGATACGTTAGAAGGTCCATGGTCCAACATTTCTACGAAGCTTCGCCAAGGTGATGTAGTAGATGGAACCGTTAAAAGACTTGTATCTTTTGGAGCTTTTGTGGAAGTTCTACCTGGAGTAGAAGGACTTGTACACATTTCTCAAATTTCCCATAAGCATATCGGGACACCGCATGAAGTGCTTTCTGAAGGCGAAAAAGTGACGGTGAAAGTACTTGATGTGAATGAACAAGAACGACGCGTTTCGTTAAGCATTCGTGATCTTGAGGAAGAAGAACAAGAAGATTACGGTGACTATGAATTACAAGAAGAGTCAAAAGGTTTCCAATTAGGTGATATGATTGGGGATCAATTAAAAAAATTAAGATAA
- a CDS encoding YpfB family protein, with protein sequence MNRIERILIKLVVIQFVFLIIAQCILLSSSHSTYFSKVIQYEGVSKNNFNKIIETFDQ encoded by the coding sequence GTGAATCGAATAGAACGAATTTTAATTAAATTAGTGGTTATTCAATTTGTGTTTTTAATAATTGCTCAATGTATTTTACTATCTAGCAGTCACAGTACATATTTCTCAAAGGTTATTCAGTATGAGGGAGTTAGCAAAAATAATTTTAATAAAATTATTGAAACATTCGACCAGTAG
- a CDS encoding NAD(P)H-dependent glycerol-3-phosphate dehydrogenase produces MERIAVLGAGSWGTALAFVLAENGHDVRIWGHRQQVIDQINETHKNEKYLPGVELPHQIKGFTSLEKAIEGVETLILAVPTKAIREVLQQLKSLTDELFTIVHVSKGIEPDSLLRISQMIQQEIDTKDIVVLSGPSHAEEVSRRQPTTVTSASTNIQAAEKVQDLFNNQQYFRVYTNPDVIGVEIGGALKNIIALAAGITDGLGYGDNAKAALMTRGLAEIARLGTVLGANPLTFSGLTGIGDLIVTCTSVHSRNWRAGNLLGKGKNLDEVLENMGMVVEGVRTTKAAYQLSQKYDVKMPIADALYNVLFNDVKAKDAVDALMSRTKTHEMEDLANVLGEKLN; encoded by the coding sequence GTGGAAAGAATAGCTGTACTAGGAGCAGGAAGCTGGGGAACTGCATTAGCTTTCGTATTGGCGGAAAATGGACACGATGTTCGCATTTGGGGACATAGACAACAAGTCATTGATCAAATCAACGAGACGCATAAGAATGAAAAATATTTGCCTGGTGTAGAGCTTCCTCATCAGATTAAAGGTTTTACGTCATTAGAAAAGGCAATAGAAGGTGTTGAAACCCTTATTTTAGCTGTTCCAACGAAGGCGATTCGTGAAGTGTTGCAGCAGCTAAAATCCCTTACCGATGAACTATTTACAATTGTTCACGTAAGTAAAGGGATTGAACCGGATTCTCTTTTACGTATATCTCAAATGATTCAACAAGAAATTGATACAAAAGACATCGTTGTCTTATCAGGTCCGAGTCATGCTGAAGAAGTAAGTAGAAGGCAGCCGACAACTGTGACGTCAGCTTCAACAAACATACAAGCAGCAGAAAAAGTGCAGGATTTATTTAATAATCAGCAGTACTTCCGTGTTTATACAAATCCTGATGTGATTGGTGTGGAAATTGGGGGAGCGTTAAAAAATATTATTGCTCTTGCTGCTGGTATCACGGATGGACTTGGATATGGTGACAATGCGAAGGCCGCTCTTATGACTCGTGGCTTGGCTGAAATCGCTCGTTTAGGTACTGTGCTTGGTGCTAATCCTCTGACGTTCTCAGGTTTAACGGGGATTGGAGACTTGATTGTAACGTGTACAAGCGTTCATTCTCGAAATTGGCGCGCTGGTAATCTTCTTGGAAAAGGCAAAAATTTAGACGAAGTATTAGAAAATATGGGAATGGTTGTAGAAGGTGTACGCACCACGAAAGCAGCTTACCAGCTATCTCAAAAATATGACGTAAAAATGCCGATTGCTGATGCTTTATATAATGTACTGTTTAATGATGTGAAGGCAAAGGATGCAGTAGACGCGCTTATGTCTCGTACTAAAACACATGAAATGGAAGATTTAGCGAATGTTTTAGGAGAAAAATTAAATTAA
- the cmk gene encoding (d)CMP kinase produces MEKQISIAIDGPAAAGKSTVAKIIAETLSYIYVDTGAMYRALTYQAQKNQVDLQNEEELLHLLNETVIDLKPSESGQVVILNGQNVTSEIRSAEVTNSVSLVAKHRAVREEMVARQQGLAKDGGVVMDGRDIGTHVLPHAEVKIFLLASVDERAQRRHDENIKKGFESNLERLKEEIARRDKLDSEREVAPLKKAEDAIEIDTTSLSIEGVVEKILSITKERIG; encoded by the coding sequence ATGGAAAAACAAATTTCAATCGCGATTGACGGTCCTGCAGCTGCTGGGAAAAGTACAGTGGCAAAGATTATAGCAGAAACCTTATCATATATTTATGTTGATACAGGAGCGATGTATCGTGCTCTAACGTATCAAGCGCAGAAAAACCAGGTAGATTTGCAAAATGAAGAAGAGCTATTGCATTTACTTAACGAAACAGTCATCGATTTAAAGCCGTCTGAATCTGGACAGGTAGTCATCTTAAATGGGCAGAATGTTACAAGTGAAATTCGTTCCGCAGAAGTAACTAACTCTGTATCCCTCGTAGCGAAACATCGTGCAGTTCGTGAAGAGATGGTAGCGAGACAGCAGGGCCTTGCTAAAGATGGAGGCGTTGTAATGGACGGACGTGATATCGGTACACACGTGCTTCCTCACGCAGAAGTTAAAATCTTTTTATTAGCGTCTGTGGATGAAAGAGCACAGCGACGCCATGACGAAAACATAAAAAAAGGTTTTGAATCAAATTTAGAGCGTTTAAAAGAAGAAATTGCCCGCAGAGATAAGCTGGATTCTGAGCGCGAAGTAGCACCTCTTAAAAAAGCTGAAGACGCAATTGAAATCGATACAACTTCCTTATCGATTGAAGGAGTTGTAGAAAAAATACTTTCTATTACAAAAGAAAGGATTGGATGA
- the fni gene encoding type 2 isopentenyl-diphosphate Delta-isomerase, with translation MSRAKRKIDHIHHAIQTGQHRLHGLDDIRFVHNSLPNTGVHDVHIDTKIGELLLSSPIFINAMTGGGGQETERINRSFAQIAHHGQLAMAVGSQMAAIKDEKEEQSYRVVRQENPNGIIFANLGSEATVEQAKKAVDMLEANGLQIHLNVIQELVMPEGDRDFTDALRRIERIVQEVTVPVIVKEVGFGMSAQAVQKLKDVGVEIVDIGGYGGTNFSKIENERRAKHFHFFNDWGISTAASLAEVSQHVEGMSIIGSGGIQTSMDIAKSIALGASATGMAGYFLSILMKSGLEAVVEEIAELHEELTFIMAALGATSIAKLQQMPLVITGDTHSWLTQRNVSIETFNNRS, from the coding sequence GTGAGCAGAGCAAAACGTAAAATTGATCACATTCATCATGCGATTCAAACGGGACAGCATCGGCTGCACGGGCTGGATGATATTCGCTTCGTTCATAATAGCTTGCCAAATACTGGCGTGCACGATGTTCATATTGATACAAAAATTGGCGAACTTTTGTTAAGTTCGCCAATTTTTATAAATGCTATGACGGGCGGAGGCGGACAAGAAACGGAACGGATTAACCGTTCGTTTGCTCAAATTGCTCATCATGGTCAATTAGCAATGGCCGTTGGATCGCAGATGGCTGCGATTAAAGATGAAAAGGAAGAACAATCATACAGAGTAGTGCGTCAAGAAAACCCTAACGGAATTATTTTTGCCAACCTAGGCAGTGAAGCTACAGTTGAACAAGCTAAAAAAGCAGTTGATATGCTTGAAGCAAATGGACTTCAAATTCATTTAAATGTTATACAAGAACTGGTCATGCCGGAGGGAGATCGTGATTTTACCGATGCATTACGTCGTATTGAACGCATTGTCCAAGAAGTAACCGTTCCTGTAATTGTCAAAGAAGTAGGTTTTGGGATGAGCGCTCAAGCAGTGCAAAAGCTTAAAGATGTTGGTGTTGAAATCGTTGATATTGGTGGGTACGGTGGTACCAATTTTTCGAAAATCGAAAATGAAAGACGAGCAAAACATTTTCACTTCTTTAATGATTGGGGAATTTCCACAGCAGCTTCTTTAGCAGAAGTATCTCAGCACGTAGAAGGTATGTCCATTATTGGTTCGGGAGGTATTCAAACCTCTATGGATATTGCTAAGTCTATTGCGTTAGGAGCTTCTGCAACGGGAATGGCAGGATATTTTTTATCTATTTTAATGAAGTCTGGTTTAGAAGCAGTTGTAGAAGAGATAGCCGAGCTGCATGAGGAGTTAACGTTCATCATGGCTGCGCTAGGAGCAACCTCTATTGCTAAGCTTCAGCAAATGCCTCTAGTTATTACAGGGGATACCCATAGTTGGCTGACTCAGCGAAATGTATCTATAGAAACATTTAATAACAGATCATAA
- a CDS encoding flagellar brake protein, whose product MIKAGMRLTLESGHRESTLQQTYRCKVVEFTEDVIYISYPLNEETQRSAFLLKGTKLLATFIGYDQNVYTFPTEVTGREIKGMPVVKLFYPGDKKLKSIQRRNFFRVPLTVKAVIESEQEQQDVMEIMTKNISAGGIAGSFHHSLLFNEKDSVVVRLSLPNREGALQHLELKGEVVRITAPTSCKVGQLSIKFMDMEKQTKEMMIRYTLKRQLDLRRKGLL is encoded by the coding sequence ATGATAAAAGCGGGAATGAGGCTGACGTTAGAGAGCGGGCACAGAGAGTCTACATTACAACAAACATATCGATGTAAAGTAGTTGAGTTTACGGAAGACGTGATTTATATTAGCTATCCGCTAAATGAAGAAACGCAGCGAAGTGCTTTTTTACTAAAAGGTACAAAATTGCTTGCTACGTTTATTGGATATGATCAAAATGTATATACTTTTCCAACTGAAGTAACAGGGCGTGAAATAAAAGGCATGCCTGTTGTGAAGCTCTTTTACCCGGGCGATAAAAAGTTAAAATCTATCCAAAGAAGAAATTTTTTCCGTGTGCCGCTTACAGTGAAGGCGGTGATAGAAAGTGAGCAAGAACAGCAGGATGTAATGGAAATCATGACTAAAAACATCAGTGCAGGTGGAATAGCCGGCTCCTTCCATCACTCGCTGCTTTTTAATGAGAAAGATTCGGTTGTTGTACGATTAAGTCTTCCTAATCGTGAGGGAGCTTTGCAGCATCTTGAATTAAAAGGGGAAGTTGTACGAATTACCGCCCCGACTTCTTGTAAAGTAGGTCAGCTATCTATTAAATTTATGGACATGGAAAAACAAACGAAAGAAATGATGATTCGTTATACCTTAAAGCGTCAGCTCGACCTAAGAAGAAAAGGTCTTCTTTAG
- a CDS encoding DUF2768 domain-containing protein — MSPGLLKMWISLGSIVFMFISVFSIYFSRYKITNRIGKIVLAFIAYLLMIVAGLIMVIVVFSGPTDA; from the coding sequence TTGTCGCCAGGTTTGTTAAAGATGTGGATTTCATTGGGCTCCATTGTATTTATGTTTATTTCGGTATTTTCTATTTACTTTAGTCGTTATAAAATTACGAACCGCATTGGTAAAATTGTACTCGCTTTCATTGCCTATTTGCTTATGATTGTAGCAGGTCTTATTATGGTAATTGTTGTATTCAGCGGGCCGACAGATGCTTAA